The Raphanus sativus cultivar WK10039 chromosome 6, ASM80110v3, whole genome shotgun sequence sequence cgAATATAAATGGGTTTATCTCACTTCTCCTGACTTTATGTCTAGTTGATCTGTTCTCCGATCAAATCCAACCCTACAACCAAGAAAGATAACCCCTGAAACAGCAAGAAGTAGAAGTGAAGACCGTGCGCTGATAGAAAACTCCTTGCAGCTGCGGTTAGAAGCAAGAACGCAAGTCCTAGCTCTTTCTTGAACACCATgttcctcttcttcatcttgcTATTAGACCTCATCAGCCCTCCAATGCTCTTCTTTGAAGTTTCTTGGTCAGCAAGGTTCATCTCTTTCTCCTTAAGCTTACTCAGAAGCTCCAAACCGGACTCTGAGTTTCTCCTATGcaacttctcttctttttcagcGAACGCTAACAAGTCGGATTCAGATGATCTCCCAGTCTTTTTGGTCACAACCCACTCGTAAGCCGATCCAAGCTGGAACAAGCCAGAGATCATGGCGTTGAACTTGGTTATGGACATTGTGTTTTCGAAAAGGAGGTAAGGGATTAAGAAAGGGAAAGATTTAGGGGAGGGAAGAATGTTGAGAAGAGAGATGAAAATAGGAACGTAGCAGATGATCCACAAAGGAAGCTCGGCTTCAGGTATGAACATTGTTAATGGAAGTATGATGCAGAAGAGTGTGAATGAGTAAAAGGGAAGAATAAGCTTCCTtagaagaaagaagaggaagatcaAATTGGCCTTCTTCCCTACCGATATCTGCAAAATCAAAACCAGAACCGAAGAACAAACCATTCAGTCTTTATTCATATTATGGATCTTCGCTAGacaactgatttttttttttttttttttttttttttttttttttttgagaaacaaaaaaaaaagtcctcCCCACCTTCTCTCTAGCGAACCTTTTTCTCTACAGCACATCTGATTTCTCTCTGGTGTACGGCGGCGCGTCTGCGCTTGTGCCGGCACCGGAAGAGCCTCTTCTCCCTTCTCTTGTCTTCCTTTGCTGCTTCTCGGCCTCTCTCTTCCCCTTCGAGATACTCATGGTTCTGGGTTGGCGTTTCTCTCCGGCAAGCGCTCCGTGCGCAAGGAGCGTTCCTTTCCGGCGAGCATTGACTTCACCTGGTGCTGTGGTGAGGAGGACGTAAGGTCTGGCTGAGAAGTGGTCGGCTTTTAGGGTTTATGGCGAGGTCAATTTTCTAGATCTGGTTTTTCAGATCTCGCCGGATTTCTTCGTCGTTGGTGGGTTTTGATGGTCTGTTCCATTTATTAGACGGCGGCGGTGTCGTTCGTTAAACGATGGTGACTTTCGGTAGCGGTGGTTGGTCTCTTGGTTCTTTCCGGTGTCGGTAAGATTCAACCCTTCCTTCTGTTATCAAGTGAATTTCGGTGGTGTTTGTTCCCGGAAGCGCGTCTGGAGTCTCGATACGCAGGCTCGGAGATGGTATTAGGCTTCGTTCCGGCGTGTGTGGTTGTTTCTGGTGGTTGTGACAGACAGTCGTCTATGGCTTCTCGATGGTCACCTGAGGCTCCGCTTCACTTCCGATCTATCCCCAACAGCACCCTGTCAAGTTCTCTGCGTTGAAAGTGGCCACTTTCTTTCCGGAGCTGTCTCTTTGCGTCATTCTTTTCACCGCTTCGATGACTCAGAAGCTGGTTCTTACGGTTGGTAAACGGTCTATCGGTTCTCGATAGTCGGAGTTGTAGAGGTGGTTCTCCGGAGAGTCATTGATCACCTCGGGTCAACAGCTCGTCTAAGCTACCTTCCCGGTGTCGTGTTGTCTGTCTGATTATGCGGCAGTGTAGCCTGACTTTACTTGCAGGTTTTTGAGGCTTCTTGACAGGATGTGGCGTTGATATCAACCCGGTTTCTTGCTCCTTTCGTGGCGGCAATGGAGATGGACATCTCTTGGTAAGAGTTTCTCTCATCTTTATGCTCGTCTTGGACTTCATGGACAGTAACGGTAACGAGGTTCGAAGAGTTCATCGGGAACTAGTTACTCCGGAGATGATATGGGAGTTCCCGGCAACCTCGGTAACGAGGTGAACCTCACGGTCCTGTGGTATTCATCGATGGTTGAGAACGGCAACCGAttctttaggattttaaaaatggCCTAGTGGAATGTGTCGGGTCTAGTGGGCGGGCGAAGCTAGGTTGTAATACATTGACTAGGGAGCTTTTGTTCAAATCGACTTTGTAACCGAAACTGATTTCCCATTAATGGGTTGaataaaaattttatgttttctaaaaaaaaaaaaaaaaaaaaaactgattttgagaacaatattttaaaaattaaaccagAACCacaatattttaactatttaatattatctCTGTTTCATAAGAAGTGtctttataactttttttttgttacagaaaaaatattactttacaACTCTAATGcaaattatactccctccgttttttaaagatctatgttctaggaaaaaaatttgttttaaaaaagatacatattttacattttcaatgtattatttaataaaaatttgttaacttcaagaaaattaatcgtgtttattggatttttattggttaaaagttatggaaaattgttattcacaaaaatcaatgcatttttaatgtgatttcttaatatatgtgaaaagactagaatatgtatctttgaaaaacagagggagtatttgtcttcaactgaaaattaattgtaaattgcattgattttataaataattttatttatctcaaatatataattaataacaacttacgTATATTTCCgtcactttcttaatctgtgttaAAATGTCAAAGTGACACTAATTTAGAAACGGAAAGAATATTAGTTTCATCTTGACCGTCACTATGAACTCTAGGCTTTGCTTATCGTATTCTTCCAGCTGAGAACATTTAACTTATAGATGTGTTATAGaaattgaattttagtattagCTACCTTTGATTTGATGATTGAAGGAAGGCATAACCGGAAAAGTTGCATAGGACCGGAATGCCAACGATGTTGCTGCTTCTTGTAAGCTTCATAAGACTCAGGCAACTCACAAGTGACTTCAACATCATTGAGGTAAATGAATTTCCATCCATTGAGATGTGCTCTGACCGCGATATCCATGTCTTCGACTGTCGTTCTCTCGAGCCACCCGCCGGATTCTTCCAATGCCTTGATCCTCCAGACTCCTGCGGTTCCATTGAAACCGAAGAAGTTGAGAAACACTCCGTTCACTTGCTGTTCTACTTCGAAGTGGAAACATAGGTTTATGTTTTGTAGCCTCGTTAGGAGATTCTCGTCTTTGTTCACGAATGACCACCTTGCTTGGACTAGTCCTAGCTCTGGATTACCCTGTAGCAAAACAACAcaacaaacacacataaatattgATTGTATCATATGCAAGTGGATTACCCTGTAGCAAAACAACAcaacaaacacacataaatattgATTGTATCATATGCAAAACGCACTTTGATAAGTCCAAGCATGATGtcatgtaaaattttaaataaacgcAAACGTAACACTAACCAACgaacacacaaaacaaaatcaagatTAGGTTTCAACTACTTTGAACATGACCCACCGATAAAGATAGAATAAAAAACGAGACAGATGTAGTGTCGGTGATGAGTATAACTGGAAGATTAGTTTCCTGTTTTTACTGAAAACATCATCGTAACTTACAAAACTTCAAGAAAGTATTTTTATCTAGATTGTGTGTGAATGATTACCTTGAAATGAGGAATAGTCTTCTTGAGGAAATCAGGGTTTGGTGTAAAATCTGCGTCGAAAATGGTAACGAACTCGTAATCTTTAACGTAATCACATGTCATTGCTGACTTTAGATTCCCAGCTTTGTAACCAGTTCTGATCAGTCTATGTCTGTAGATTATGTTTACGCCTTTCTCGGCCCAAACGGATACTTCTTCCTTGATCAAAAGCTGTAGGTTTGGATCATCTGAGTCGTCAAGAACTTGAATCAAGATCCTATCCTTTGGCCAATCAAGCTGTGAAGCTGCTCCAATCGATTGTTCATACACCTAACATAAACACAACTGTTACAGAAtacaaaacagagcaaaacagagCGAAACAGAGTAAAACAGAGGAAAACAGAGGAAAACAGAGTATGTTTATAACTTACCTCTCGTTCATTGCACATTGGGATCTGAATGAGGACCATTGGGAAGTTAGATGCGTCTTCCAAATCTATCTCATCGTCTTTGAGTCTAGGTTCGATCTTTTTAAACTTGATCCAGAAGCAGCCAAGACAGAGGACTAACCGATCAAGAGACTGGATCAAGAAGAGGACAGTGCAGAACTTGGAGAGTGTAATGACAATGGGAGCGATGTAATCTGATCGAAACGAGAGCCAAGACATGTAAGACCACTCCACAAGCCCACGAACTTCCCAAGACGGTCGGCTCATAAGATCAAGATTCCATTTCTTGTAGTGCGCGACGATTTCTATGGACAAGGCAACTATGGAGATAACAAGACAGGATTTGATGAATCTGTACATTTGTTTTCCTCTGCTTCTGggatcttcttcttcgtttatGTTTTTGGATGAGAAAGCGATTCGCTTTCTGACTGAAGAGAAGAGCCATGAGAGACAAGAGACAACTCTGTGAGCTTTGAGGAGGATGAACCATGATAATTGTTTTGGGCTGATGGATTTTCGTTTGTTGTCAAGGAGTGAGGATTGATCTGAGCCATTGATCTCTAGTAAGGAGAAGTTGTCTGGCTTCTCCATTGTCACTGCTACTGAGTTTGGAGCCATAAATGAAACCTTAAGAGGAGAAAAGAGAGTAGAGAaatgaagaaacagag is a genomic window containing:
- the LOC108807398 gene encoding xyloglucan glycosyltransferase 4-like; amino-acid sequence: MAPNSVAVTMEKPDNFSLLEINGSDQSSLLDNKRKSISPKQLSWFILLKAHRVVSCLSWLFSSVRKRIAFSSKNINEEEDPRSRGKQMYRFIKSCLVISIVALSIEIVAHYKKWNLDLMSRPSWEVRGLVEWSYMSWLSFRSDYIAPIVITLSKFCTVLFLIQSLDRLVLCLGCFWIKFKKIEPRLKDDEIDLEDASNFPMVLIQIPMCNEREVYEQSIGAASQLDWPKDRILIQVLDDSDDPNLQLLIKEEVSVWAEKGVNIIYRHRLIRTGYKAGNLKSAMTCDYVKDYEFVTIFDADFTPNPDFLKKTIPHFKGNPELGLVQARWSFVNKDENLLTRLQNINLCFHFEVEQQVNGVFLNFFGFNGTAGVWRIKALEESGGWLERTTVEDMDIAVRAHLNGWKFIYLNDVEVTCELPESYEAYKKQQHRWHSGPMQLFRLCLPSIIKSKISVGKKANLIFLFFLLRKLILPFYSFTLFCIILPLTMFIPEAELPLWIICYVPIFISLLNILPSPKSFPFLIPYLLFENTMSITKFNAMISGLFQLGSAYEWVVTKKTGRSSESDLLAFAEKEEKLHRRNSESGLELLSKLKEKEMNLADQETSKKSIGGLMRSNSKMKKRNMVFKKELGLAFLLLTAAARSFLSAHGLHFYFLLFQGLSFLVVGLDLIGEQIN